The following are encoded together in the Roseobacter denitrificans OCh 114 genome:
- a CDS encoding glutathione S-transferase family protein: MITLHHCPQTRSMRTLWLLNELEIPFQLRSYPFDRSLRSPEFLTLSPAGRVPALEVDGERMFETGAITEYLCERYSPDRLGRSTASPDRMTWLVWLHFAETLSQHVAALTQQHVMLYEDHMRSPIVMKLEAARVGKCFDAIEARLSTPIESRDYLLTSGFSAADISVGQAVYMASHFVRLGGYPALEAWYERITAREGFKAALPNGGGIYSQDFYAPWPLE; the protein is encoded by the coding sequence ATGATCACGCTGCATCACTGCCCCCAGACGCGGTCCATGCGCACGCTGTGGCTGCTGAACGAACTTGAGATTCCATTTCAGCTGCGCAGCTATCCGTTCGATCGCAGTCTGCGCAGCCCTGAGTTTTTGACCCTGTCGCCCGCAGGACGCGTGCCCGCCCTTGAGGTGGATGGCGAACGCATGTTCGAAACCGGGGCGATTACGGAATACCTGTGCGAACGCTACAGCCCGGACCGGCTGGGGCGCAGCACCGCCAGCCCGGACCGGATGACATGGCTTGTCTGGCTGCATTTTGCCGAAACGCTCAGCCAGCATGTGGCGGCGCTGACCCAGCAGCATGTGATGCTGTATGAGGATCACATGCGCAGCCCGATCGTGATGAAGCTGGAGGCCGCGCGCGTCGGTAAATGCTTTGATGCCATCGAGGCGCGCCTGTCGACGCCCATCGAAAGCCGCGACTATCTGTTGACCTCCGGTTTTTCCGCCGCAGACATTTCAGTGGGGCAGGCGGTCTACATGGCGTCGCATTTTGTGCGTTTGGGAGGCTACCCCGCGCTTGAGGCGTGGTACGAACGGATCACGGCGCGCGAAGGGTTC
- a CDS encoding acetyl/propionyl/methylcrotonyl-CoA carboxylase subunit alpha → MFNCILVANRGEIACRVMGTAQALGVRCIAVYSDADAGAKHVAMADAAVRIGGPAPVDSYLRADAIIAAARATGAQAIHPGYGFLSENPEFVEAVETAGLVFIGPSAQAIRAMGLKDAAKALMIDAGVPVVPGYHGADQADAQLQQQADRIGYPVLIKAVAGGGGKGMRLVSAASEFSEALAAARSEAQAAFGNSDVLIEKFIPQPRHIEVQVFGDGTDVVHLFERDCSLQRRHQKVIEEAPAPGMTPEVREAMGRAAVRAAKAIGYKGAGTVEFIVDGTGDLRPDGFYFMEMNTRLQVEHPVTEAITGVDLVEWQLRVAAGEPLPCGQDDLAITGHAFEARLYAEDVRAGFLPATGTLHHLVFPSIARADSGVRAGDAISPYYDPMIAKLIVAGPTRAIALARLRRALKDTQVAGSVTNLEFLGALAAHEGFAAGAFDTGLIERDFATLTPAADPQIAHMVAAAMQVAGLDKPAAMAGFALWVPFAHQVRLGWQDQEHLLSVEVLDQHSQRWTHGAQSVTATRHAGQWSIDGAPLPFCYMAAGQVTVFDHYGLVFDIHDPLLAGATEGRSGNLIEAPMPGLVKMLAAVPGQTVLRGDRLAVLEAMKMEHALLAARDGKIAEVLAQEGDQVSAGAALIRLEEEQA, encoded by the coding sequence GTGTTTAACTGCATTTTGGTGGCCAATCGGGGCGAAATTGCCTGCCGGGTGATGGGGACGGCGCAGGCCCTTGGGGTGCGCTGCATCGCCGTTTATTCGGACGCGGATGCAGGTGCGAAACACGTGGCAATGGCGGATGCTGCCGTGCGGATCGGCGGTCCCGCACCTGTGGACAGTTACCTGCGCGCCGATGCCATCATCGCAGCCGCACGCGCCACCGGGGCGCAAGCGATCCACCCGGGCTATGGGTTTCTGAGCGAAAACCCCGAGTTTGTCGAAGCGGTCGAAACCGCCGGGTTGGTTTTCATCGGCCCCTCGGCGCAGGCGATCCGGGCGATGGGCCTCAAGGACGCGGCCAAGGCCCTGATGATCGACGCGGGCGTGCCCGTCGTGCCGGGCTATCACGGTGCGGATCAGGCGGACGCACAGTTGCAGCAGCAGGCTGACAGGATCGGCTATCCGGTCTTGATCAAGGCCGTTGCAGGGGGCGGTGGCAAAGGCATGCGTCTGGTCAGCGCCGCGTCAGAATTCAGCGAGGCACTGGCGGCGGCGCGTTCCGAGGCGCAGGCTGCATTCGGCAATTCTGATGTTCTGATCGAAAAGTTCATTCCGCAGCCGCGCCATATCGAGGTGCAGGTTTTCGGCGATGGTACTGATGTCGTGCACTTGTTTGAACGGGACTGTTCGCTGCAGCGCCGCCATCAGAAAGTGATCGAAGAAGCCCCCGCACCCGGTATGACCCCGGAGGTCAGAGAGGCCATGGGCCGCGCCGCCGTGCGTGCTGCCAAGGCAATCGGCTACAAAGGGGCCGGAACGGTGGAGTTCATCGTTGATGGCACGGGCGATCTGCGCCCCGATGGGTTTTATTTCATGGAGATGAACACCCGCCTTCAGGTCGAACACCCCGTCACCGAGGCCATCACGGGCGTTGATCTGGTCGAATGGCAATTGCGCGTGGCGGCGGGCGAACCTTTGCCGTGCGGTCAGGATGATCTGGCGATCACCGGACATGCCTTTGAAGCGCGTCTTTATGCCGAAGATGTGCGCGCGGGATTCCTGCCTGCCACCGGAACGCTGCATCATCTGGTTTTTCCGTCGATTGCGCGGGCAGACAGCGGGGTGCGCGCAGGCGATGCGATCAGCCCCTATTACGACCCGATGATTGCCAAGCTGATCGTCGCTGGCCCCACCCGCGCCATTGCGCTGGCGCGGTTGCGTCGGGCATTAAAAGACACTCAGGTGGCGGGCAGCGTGACCAATCTGGAATTTCTGGGCGCCTTGGCGGCCCATGAGGGGTTCGCCGCAGGGGCATTCGACACGGGCCTGATTGAGCGTGATTTTGCGACACTCACACCTGCTGCCGACCCGCAGATCGCTCATATGGTGGCGGCGGCGATGCAGGTTGCGGGGTTGGACAAACCGGCGGCGATGGCAGGCTTTGCCCTCTGGGTGCCATTTGCGCATCAGGTGCGGCTGGGCTGGCAGGATCAGGAACATCTGCTGTCCGTTGAGGTGCTGGATCAGCACAGCCAGCGCTGGACCCACGGCGCGCAAAGCGTCACCGCGACGCGACATGCGGGCCAGTGGTCGATTGATGGCGCACCCCTGCCGTTCTGTTACATGGCGGCAGGGCAGGTCACGGTTTTTGATCACTACGGTCTGGTTTTTGACATCCATGATCCGTTGCTGGCGGGCGCGACCGAAGGCCGCAGTGGCAATCTGATCGAAGCGCCAATGCCGGGTCTGGTAAAGATGTTGGCGGCGGTGCCCGGACAGACCGTTTTACGGGGGGATCGGCTGGCCGTGTTGGAAGCGATGAAGATGGAGCACGCGCTGCTGGCTGCGCGCGACGGCAAGATCGCCGAAGTGCTGGCGCAGGAAGGTGATCAGGTCAGCGCGGGTGCTGCCCTCATCCGACTTGAGGAGGAACAGGCATGA
- a CDS encoding carboxyl transferase domain-containing protein, whose protein sequence is MKLVSQAVSGSDVFKANRAAHLEALETVATVAQAAARGGTDAARARHVSRGKMLPRDRVAGLLDPGSPFLEIGAMAAHGLYGGAAPAAGVIAGIGQVSGQQVMILCNDATVKGGTYYPLSVKKHLRAQEIAAENHLPCIYLVDSGGANLPNQDEVFPDRDHFGRIFYNQARMSAAGIAQIAVVMGSCTAGGAYVPAMSDVTIIVKDQGTIFLAGPPLVKAATGEVVSAEDLGGGDVHTRLSGVADYLAEDDAHALALARRAVGALNRTRPASVDWATPEPPDYDPEEILGVVPADLRTPYDIREVIARLVDGSRFDEFKTRFGETLVTGFAHLDGCPIGIIANNGVLFSESAQKGAHFIELCTQRGIPLVFLQNITGFMVGRQYENEGIARHGAKMVAAVACANVPKITMLVGGSFGAGNYGMAGRAYSPRFLWTWPNSRISVMGGAQAAGVLATVKRDAIERAGGSWSAEEEAAFKQPTIDMFEEQSHPLYASARLWDDGIIDPRKSRAVLSLSLSAALNAPIEETRFGVFRM, encoded by the coding sequence ATGAAATTGGTGTCGCAGGCTGTTTCAGGCTCTGACGTTTTCAAGGCAAACCGGGCTGCGCATCTTGAGGCGTTGGAAACGGTCGCTACTGTTGCACAGGCAGCAGCACGTGGGGGTACGGACGCGGCGCGTGCGCGTCATGTGTCGCGCGGAAAGATGCTGCCGCGTGACCGGGTTGCGGGTCTGCTTGATCCCGGCAGTCCCTTTCTGGAGATCGGCGCAATGGCGGCGCATGGGCTTTACGGCGGTGCTGCGCCTGCGGCGGGGGTGATCGCGGGCATCGGGCAGGTATCCGGGCAGCAGGTCATGATCCTGTGCAACGATGCGACGGTCAAAGGGGGCACCTATTATCCGCTGAGTGTCAAAAAGCACCTGCGCGCTCAGGAAATCGCCGCTGAGAACCATCTGCCCTGCATCTACCTTGTGGACAGCGGCGGGGCCAATCTGCCAAATCAGGACGAGGTATTCCCCGACCGGGATCACTTTGGTCGCATCTTTTACAATCAGGCGCGGATGTCTGCGGCAGGCATCGCACAGATCGCCGTGGTCATGGGGTCCTGCACGGCGGGCGGTGCCTATGTGCCGGCGATGTCGGATGTCACAATCATCGTCAAGGATCAGGGAACTATTTTTCTGGCCGGCCCTCCGCTCGTAAAAGCGGCCACGGGCGAAGTGGTGAGCGCCGAAGACCTTGGCGGTGGCGATGTGCACACGCGGTTGTCGGGCGTTGCCGATTATCTGGCGGAGGATGACGCCCATGCGCTTGCATTGGCGCGCCGCGCTGTGGGCGCGCTGAACCGGACCCGACCGGCGAGCGTTGATTGGGCCACGCCAGAGCCACCCGACTATGATCCCGAAGAGATTCTTGGCGTCGTGCCTGCCGATTTGCGCACGCCCTATGACATACGCGAGGTCATTGCGCGGCTGGTGGATGGCTCACGGTTTGACGAGTTCAAGACGCGCTTTGGTGAAACACTTGTGACCGGCTTTGCACATCTTGACGGGTGCCCGATCGGGATCATTGCCAACAACGGGGTGCTGTTTTCGGAATCGGCCCAAAAGGGCGCGCATTTCATCGAGCTGTGCACACAGCGCGGTATCCCTCTGGTGTTTTTACAAAATATCACCGGCTTCATGGTCGGGCGGCAGTATGAAAACGAAGGGATTGCGCGGCACGGGGCGAAAATGGTCGCGGCTGTGGCCTGTGCCAATGTGCCAAAGATCACCATGCTGGTTGGTGGTTCGTTCGGGGCGGGTAACTATGGCATGGCTGGGCGGGCCTATTCGCCGCGGTTTCTGTGGACCTGGCCCAACAGCCGTATTTCGGTCATGGGCGGGGCGCAGGCTGCCGGGGTGCTTGCCACCGTCAAACGCGACGCCATTGAACGGGCGGGCGGGTCGTGGTCGGCTGAGGAGGAAGCGGCCTTCAAACAGCCCACCATTGATATGTTTGAGGAACAAAGCCATCCGCTATATGCCTCCGCGCGGCTCTGGGATGACGGGATCATTGATCCGCGCAAAAGCCGCGCGGTGCTGAGCCTGTCCTTGTCTGCCGCGCTCAACGCCCCCATTGAGGAGACACGCTTTGGCGTTTTCAGAATGTAG